From the Bdellovibrio bacteriovorus genome, one window contains:
- a CDS encoding sodium:proton antiporter produces MILSFIFAASIWLILSREWLRVIMGLSLLGHATNLFILNSGPHSDMLPQALILTAIVIGLAIQTVLLVFAYFARQTEDIDDLDDMKEAE; encoded by the coding sequence ATGATTCTTTCTTTTATTTTTGCAGCAAGCATCTGGCTGATACTTTCAAGAGAATGGTTGCGAGTCATCATGGGGCTTTCGCTTCTCGGGCACGCGACGAATTTATTTATTCTGAACAGTGGGCCTCACAGCGACATGCTGCCGCAAGCTCTTATTCTTACGGCCATCGTTATCGGTTTAGCCATTCAAACAGTGCTTTTGGTTTTTGCTTACTTCGCTCGCCAGACGGAAGATATTGACGACTTGGATGACATGAAAGAGGCTGAATGA